The sequence CTCTGATTTTAACCGGAGCGCGTTTAATTAATCACGGCGCATTAACCCATAAGCTTTCTGATATTGGCCTTGTTAGTCTTAATATTTACTTATATATTCGTGATGCGAATTAATTTCATTTAGAGAGCGCTTTCAATTTTTATCGCCTGACTGACGGATTTAGTCGGGCTGAAACCATTAATCGTCTCTGGTTGACCTGGTATCTCAATTTATTCTGATTTAATTGAATTTTTTATTCGACACCTTCCATGATCACCGGCGTAACAAAATCTCACTGATATGTGCTCCTTGTCATACTTTGACAAATCTCCCGCATTTTTCATTTGATAATTCGCGTCGCGAAAAATAGTCTGTCTGTAGCAATTAGTGCTGTGGGAATAACATCTCGTCGGCAATATTTTTTACCCGTTCGGGTTTTTTATTGGCAGTCGTGCAGGGCAGTGGTGAACACAGGCGGCTGCAACTTTTAAGTTAAGTCAAAGAGGAATTTCAATATGGGTACGCACGGTGCTCAGCGTAAAACGCTGGCGCTCGCAGTCGCGGGCGCGCTGTTGGGAACAGGGTTTGCCATGGCGCCTGAGGCGAAAGCCGCAGGGTTTATCGATGATTCCACGCTGACCGGCGGCATCTATTACTGGCAACGTGAGCGCGACCGTAAAGATCTCAATCCGGACAGCAAGGATTACAACCAATACACCACCAACCTGTCGCACTCCACCGCCAACCTGAGCCTGGATTTCGCTTCGGGCTACGCCTGGGATATGTTCGGTCTGGACGTCGGTGCCTTCACCGCCATCGAGCTGGCGGAATCCAGCGCCAGCGGCCACCCGAACGAGATCGCGTTTTCCTCGAAAAACCGGACCTACGACGAAGACTATTCCGGTGACAAGGGCGGCATCAGCCTGTACAAAGCCGCCGCCAAATTCAAATACGGCCCGGTCTGGGCGCGCGCCGGCTATATTCAGCCGAGCGGCCAAACCCTGCTGGCGCCACACTGGAGCTTTATGCCGGGCACCTATCAGGGGGCCGAAGCCGGCGCCAAGTTCGACTACGGCGATGCCGGTGCGTTGAGCTTCTCCTACATGTGGGCCGACAAATACAAGGCACCGTGGCATATCGAGGTGGACGACTTCCGCCAGAACGACAGGAAAACCCGCGTCTCCTACCTGCACTCGCTGGGCGCCAAATACGATTTCAAAAACGATCTGGTGCTGGAAGCCGCCTTCGGCCAGGCGCAGGGATACGTGAATCAATACTTCACTAAAGCGTCTTACAAATTCGATCTGCTGGGCAACCCGCTGACCACCAGTTACCAGTTCTACGGTGCGGAAGACCGCATCAGCGACAAGAACGATCCAAACAGCATCTACGACGGCCTGGCCTGGCTGCAGGCGCTGACCTTCGGTTACACCACCGGGCAGTTCAACTGGCGTCTGGAAGGCACCATGGTCAAGGCGGAAGGCAACCAGGGCTTCTTCCTGCAGCGCATGACCCCAACCTACGCCTCATCCAACGGCCGTCTGGACGTGTGGTGGGACAACCGCTCTGACTTTAACGCCAACGGCGAGAAAGCGGTGTACGCCGGCGTGATGTATGACCTCAGCAACTGGAACCTGCCGGGCATGGCGGTCGGCGGCTCCTACGTTTACGCCTGGGACGCCAAGCCGAGCACCAACCCGATCTACGATCAGAGCCAGCGCCTGAAAGAGAGCGCCTGGAGCCTGGACGCGATGTACACCATCCAGGAAGGGCGCGCCAAGGGCACGCTGATCAAGCTGCACTACACCCAGTATGACAACCACACCAACATCCCGAGCTGGGGCGGCGGTTACGGCAACATCTTCCAGGACGAGAAAGACGTCAAGTTCATGGTCATCGCGCCATTCACCATCTTCTGATGCGTTCCCCGGCCTCGCCGCCGGGGGCAAGTTAAGGGAATTCAACGATGAAAAAAATCATGCTGATGTTGGCGGCCGCCGCGGCCTTGAGCGCCTGCGCGCAACCCGCCGCGCCGCCGGAAGATGCCAAATTGAAGCAGGCTTACAGCGCCTGCATCAACACCGCCGAAGGTTCGCCGGAGCGTCTGCAGCCCTGCAAGGCGGTGCTGAACGTGCTGAAGCAAGAGAAGCAGCACCAGCAGTTCGCCGCGCAGGAAACGGTGCGGGTGATGGATTATCAGAACTGCATTATGGCGGTTCACAGCGGCAACGGTCAGGCTTACGACGCCAAGTGCGGCAAGCTGTGGCAA comes from Serratia sarumanii and encodes:
- the chiQ gene encoding ChiQ/YbfN family lipoprotein, which translates into the protein MKKIMLMLAAAAALSACAQPAAPPEDAKLKQAYSACINTAEGSPERLQPCKAVLNVLKQEKQHQQFAAQETVRVMDYQNCIMAVHSGNGQAYDAKCGKLWQEIRDNNN
- the chiP gene encoding chitoporin ChiP — protein: MGTHGAQRKTLALAVAGALLGTGFAMAPEAKAAGFIDDSTLTGGIYYWQRERDRKDLNPDSKDYNQYTTNLSHSTANLSLDFASGYAWDMFGLDVGAFTAIELAESSASGHPNEIAFSSKNRTYDEDYSGDKGGISLYKAAAKFKYGPVWARAGYIQPSGQTLLAPHWSFMPGTYQGAEAGAKFDYGDAGALSFSYMWADKYKAPWHIEVDDFRQNDRKTRVSYLHSLGAKYDFKNDLVLEAAFGQAQGYVNQYFTKASYKFDLLGNPLTTSYQFYGAEDRISDKNDPNSIYDGLAWLQALTFGYTTGQFNWRLEGTMVKAEGNQGFFLQRMTPTYASSNGRLDVWWDNRSDFNANGEKAVYAGVMYDLSNWNLPGMAVGGSYVYAWDAKPSTNPIYDQSQRLKESAWSLDAMYTIQEGRAKGTLIKLHYTQYDNHTNIPSWGGGYGNIFQDEKDVKFMVIAPFTIF